From the genome of Ictalurus furcatus strain D&B chromosome 4, Billie_1.0, whole genome shotgun sequence, one region includes:
- the bida gene encoding BH3 interacting domain death agonist, protein MMDVHSFSQTPLLFLTFLQQRPLNSELQRELENLHCDMKLRAAPTGITDHTVYTQNHDFDSNIECDGELQTDGHSVQRIVLHDVPQVELVLPVPVDEAHAVREVAAELVRMADELNHIIVSQAAERLTKTLSTSPQKCLWSCLSQGVDTLLKDVPGVHSERMVMALTFSLARAVCERAPRLLRDLCNTMMQYTFTNTPS, encoded by the exons ATGATGGACGTTCACTCATTTTCACAAACTCCTCTCCTGTTCCTGACATTCCTCCAGCAAAGACCTCTGAACAGTGAGCTACAGAGGGAGCTAGAGAATCTGCATTGTGACATGAAACTCCGTGCAGCTCCGACTGGAATAACTGACCATACAGTGTATACCCAGAACCATGACTTTGACTCCAACATTGAATGTGATGGCGAGCTGCAAACAGACGGACATTCAGTTCAAAGAATTGTGCTACACGATGTTCCTCAAGTTGAGCTTGTATTACCAG TGCCTGTTGACGAAGCGCACGCGGTACGGGAGGTGGCTGCCGAACTTGTTAGAATGGCAGATGAATTAAATCACATCATTGTCTCTCAAGCTGCTGAGCGTCTGACCAAGACACTTAGCACTTCTCCTCAAAAG TGTTTGTGGAGCTGTTTGTCTCAGGGTGTCGACACCTTACTCAAAGACGTGCCTGGTGTGCACAGTGAGCGAATGGTGATGGCGCTCACCTTCTCCCTGGCGAGGGCAGTCTGTGAACGTGCGCCTCGTCTGCTTCGTGACCTCTGTAACACCATGATGCAATACACCTTCACGAATACTCCTAGTTGA